One genomic window of Paenibacillus xylanilyticus includes the following:
- a CDS encoding glycoside hydrolase family 1 protein, with translation MKMKDGFYWGGATAANQFEGGWNQGGKGPSTSDMMTGGTHTTPRRITPVLEEGTYYPSHEAVDFYGHYKEDIALMAEMGFKMFRMSINWSRIYPNGYDLEPNEEGLQFYDQVFAELKKYNIEPLVTISHYETPFGLTQKYNGWASREVIDCYLRYCKTLFNRYKDQVKYWLTFNEINCLTMPMGAYMAAGILFEGKETLTDGIDDPQTRFQALHHQFVASAKAVKLGHEINPDFQIGCMVAFMTTYPNTCNPDDILLAQKKDQLSNMICGDVQVRGAYPGFAKRFFAEQGIQIEMQPEDEQTLREGCVDFYSFSYYMSLVESADQSLERAGGNLLGGIKNPYLEASDWGWQIDPKGLRYTLNHLYDRYQVPLMVVENGLGAVDVVEADGTIQDDYRIDYLRGHIEQMKEAVADGVELIAYTMWGCIDLVSASTGEIKKRYGFIHVNKDNDGNGDLSRTPKKSFHWYKKVIESNGEEL, from the coding sequence ATGAAGATGAAAGATGGATTTTACTGGGGCGGCGCAACAGCTGCCAATCAATTCGAAGGCGGATGGAATCAGGGAGGCAAAGGTCCGAGCACATCCGATATGATGACAGGCGGAACTCATACGACTCCGCGGCGGATTACGCCAGTACTTGAAGAGGGCACGTATTACCCGAGCCATGAGGCTGTAGACTTTTACGGACATTACAAAGAAGATATTGCCTTGATGGCAGAGATGGGCTTCAAAATGTTCCGCATGTCCATCAACTGGTCCCGGATCTATCCGAACGGTTATGATCTAGAGCCCAACGAAGAGGGATTGCAGTTCTATGATCAAGTTTTTGCCGAATTGAAAAAATATAACATCGAACCGTTGGTAACCATCTCTCACTATGAGACACCATTTGGTCTGACGCAAAAATACAACGGATGGGCTTCGCGCGAAGTGATCGATTGTTACCTCCGTTATTGTAAAACTCTGTTCAACCGTTATAAGGATCAGGTGAAGTATTGGCTGACATTCAATGAGATCAACTGTCTCACCATGCCGATGGGCGCATATATGGCGGCGGGAATTCTGTTTGAAGGAAAAGAAACATTGACGGACGGCATCGACGATCCGCAAACCCGCTTCCAGGCCCTGCATCATCAGTTCGTGGCGAGTGCGAAGGCCGTCAAGCTTGGACATGAGATTAACCCCGATTTCCAAATCGGCTGCATGGTTGCGTTCATGACAACTTATCCGAACACGTGTAATCCGGATGACATTTTGCTTGCGCAGAAGAAGGATCAGCTCTCCAATATGATCTGTGGGGACGTGCAAGTGAGAGGAGCATATCCTGGTTTCGCCAAACGTTTCTTCGCAGAGCAGGGCATTCAGATCGAAATGCAGCCGGAAGATGAGCAAACCCTGCGTGAGGGCTGCGTGGATTTCTACTCCTTCAGCTATTATATGTCCTTGGTTGAAAGTGCGGACCAGTCCTTGGAGAGAGCCGGGGGCAACCTGCTGGGCGGGATCAAAAATCCGTACCTGGAAGCTTCCGACTGGGGCTGGCAGATTGACCCGAAAGGATTGCGTTACACGCTGAATCATCTCTATGATCGCTATCAGGTGCCATTAATGGTCGTTGAGAATGGTCTGGGTGCAGTCGATGTGGTAGAAGCAGATGGCACCATTCAGGATGACTATCGCATTGATTATTTGAGAGGCCATATTGAGCAAATGAAAGAAGCAGTCGCGGATGGAGTGGAGCTCATTGCCTACACGATGTGGGGATGTATTGACCTCGTCAGCGCATCGACCGGAGAGATAAAGAAGCGTTACGGCTTCATTCATGTCAACAAGGATAATGATGGAAATGGTGATCTGAGCAGAACGCCGAAGAAGAGCTTCCACTGGTACAAAAAAGTCATTGAATCCAATGGCGAAGAA